The following coding sequences are from one Neodiprion lecontei isolate iyNeoLeco1 chromosome 7, iyNeoLeco1.1, whole genome shotgun sequence window:
- the LOC107220857 gene encoding hydroxylysine kinase, with protein MSALSGDEILQPGQLIRPKADSKTAADLVRRLYGLNAKLVSELNAYDDKNFHVLCEEEFENPGITGVERDGYVLKITNSLDSRKTGFVEGQTAMLDFLEENGIRAPKPVKNLENRYYSLELLGDGAEKHVVRLLTYIPGDILHRRADPPDELLADVGRFAAELDEALKKFHHPAYEQHRTLWMLNSVPRLRDFVHAVDDARRRRVVNEVVAKFEEEVTGGMEMLEKGIIHGDLNEQNILVDDEGKRVVAVIDIGDSQRSCLIFEIAIALCHMLLQADDISRGKHVLRGYQTVRRIPEIERNVLKTCVCGRLCQSLVLGAYSYMNDPGNEYLLCTQKRGWSLLEELWELSNDELLKLWE; from the coding sequence ATGTCCGCTCTTAGCGGTGACGAAATTCTACAACCCGGCCAATTGATCAGACCCAAAGCTGATTCGAAAACCGCCGCGGATCTGGTGCGCCGTTTGTACGGATTGaatgcgaagctggtctccgAGTTGAACGCCTACGACGATAAGAATTTCCACGTTCTCTGCGAAGAGGAGTTCGAAAATCCTGGGATAACCGGCGTCGAGAGGGACGGCTACGTTCTCAAAATCACGAACTCTCTCGATTCGCGGAAGACCGGATTCGTCGAGGGTCAAACCGCGATGCTGGACTTCCTCGAGGAGAACGGAATAAGAGCCCCCAAGCCTGTAAAGAACTTAGAAAACCGCTACTACTCCCTGGAGCTCCTCGGCGACGGAGCGGAGAAACACGTCGTCAGACTCCTGACTTACATACCCGGAGATATTCTCCATCGGCGCGCCGATCCCCCGGACGAGCTGCTCGCGGACGTCGGGCGATTCGCCGCGGAACTCGACGAGGCTCTCAAGAAGTTTCATCATCCGGCTTACGAGCAGCACCGCACCCTCTGGATGCTGAACTCCGTACCGAGGCTGAGGGACTTCGTTCACGCGGTCGATGATGCCCGGCGAAGACGAGTGGTGAACGAGGTGGTCGCCAAGTTCGAGGAGGAAGTTACGGGGGGCATGGAGATGCTGGAGAAAGGCATAATTCACGGCGATCTAAACGAGCAGAACATCCTCGTCGACGACGAAGGGAAAAGGGTCGTGGCGGTTATCGACATCGGGGACTCCCAAAGGTCTTGTTTGATATTCGAGATCGCGATCGCGCTCTGCCACATGCTGCTTCAGGCGGATGATATTTCCAGAGGAAAACACGTATTGAGAGGGTATCAGACTGTCAGGAGAATCCCCGAGATTGAGAGGAACGTTTTAAAGACATGCGTATGCGGACGGCTCTGCCAGAGCCTCGTGCTTGGCGCTTATTCGTATATGAATGATCCGGGGAACGAGTATCTTTTGTGTACTCAAAAGAGGGGATGGTCGCTTTTGGAGGAGCTTTGGGAATTGAGTAACGATGAGCTTTTAAAACTGTGGGAATGA
- the LOC107220859 gene encoding uncharacterized protein LOC107220859 isoform X1 — protein sequence MATLRFNTIDSPEYRYFPITKKKIRLSVTAAHDARIALRTHLNEDSNVYEIVIGGWGNKMSTIKRNSSDSDVVEAETESILSSEAQRDFCIKWWCDGLLEVICQNFGDVRMRYKDNDPFVVNFIGFSTAWGARGEWILEHYTASLPAVRTQLAATCNYWIDCNSDEGLPRNAVSASDDGLYIGRARHSNTITPGSVRERICSLSWGGSTHHKKEFQILCHPNVGWVRSWQGSVPLYALPGGETEDSYALFVGRVLHENIYYIGKIQPNHQVCYIPLNEGEVAFTEYEVLVIDEDAIEYIGR from the exons ATGGCCACGC TTAGGTTTAATACAATCGACAGTCCGGAATACCGGTACTTTCCtataacaaagaagaaaatacgGCTTAGTGTAACGGCAGCCCATGATGCAAGAATAGCGCTAAGGACTCATCTGAACGAGGACTCGAATGTTTACGAG ATAGTCATAGGTGGATGGGGCAACAAAATGTCAACTATCAAGAGGAACAGCTCAGACTCAGATGTTGTCGAGGCAGAAACAGAAAGTATATTGAGTAGTGAGGCGCAGAGGGATTTTTGTATCAA GTGGTGGTGCGACGGGCTTCTGGAAGTAATTTGTCAGAACTTTGGCGATGTCCGAATGAGGTACAAAGACAACGATCCGTTTGTTGTGAACTTCATAGGGTTCAGCACGGCATGGGGTGCGAGAGGAGAATGGATTCTTGAAC ACTACACTGCCTCTCTACCCGCTGTACGTACACAGTTAGCTGCGACATGCAACTATTGGATAGATTGCAATTCTGACGAAGGATTGCCCAGGAATGCGGTGAGTGCTTCGGATGACGGACTTTACATAGGCCGAGCTCGGCATAGCAACACCATAACCCCAGGCAGTGTCCGAGAAAGAATTTGTAGCCTATCATGGGGTGGATCGACGCATCATAAAAAAGAGTTTCAAATTCTGTGCCATCCCAATGTGGGCTGGGTAAGAAGCTGGCAGGGATCGGTACCTCTGTACGCGTTACCCGGAGGTGAAACAGAGGACAGTTACGCTCTCTTTGTCGGCAGAGTGCTCCACGAAAACATATACTACATAGGAAAGATCCAACCTAACCACCAGGTCTGTTATATACCTCTGAACGAAGGTGAGGTTGCTTTTACGGAATACGAGGTGCTTGTCATTGACGAAGATGCGATAGAGTATATCGGCAGATAA
- the LOC107220859 gene encoding uncharacterized protein LOC107220859 isoform X2, which produces MSTIKRNSSDSDVVEAETESILSSEAQRDFCIKWWCDGLLEVICQNFGDVRMRYKDNDPFVVNFIGFSTAWGARGEWILEHYTASLPAVRTQLAATCNYWIDCNSDEGLPRNAVSASDDGLYIGRARHSNTITPGSVRERICSLSWGGSTHHKKEFQILCHPNVGWVRSWQGSVPLYALPGGETEDSYALFVGRVLHENIYYIGKIQPNHQVCYIPLNEGEVAFTEYEVLVIDEDAIEYIGR; this is translated from the exons ATGTCAACTATCAAGAGGAACAGCTCAGACTCAGATGTTGTCGAGGCAGAAACAGAAAGTATATTGAGTAGTGAGGCGCAGAGGGATTTTTGTATCAA GTGGTGGTGCGACGGGCTTCTGGAAGTAATTTGTCAGAACTTTGGCGATGTCCGAATGAGGTACAAAGACAACGATCCGTTTGTTGTGAACTTCATAGGGTTCAGCACGGCATGGGGTGCGAGAGGAGAATGGATTCTTGAAC ACTACACTGCCTCTCTACCCGCTGTACGTACACAGTTAGCTGCGACATGCAACTATTGGATAGATTGCAATTCTGACGAAGGATTGCCCAGGAATGCGGTGAGTGCTTCGGATGACGGACTTTACATAGGCCGAGCTCGGCATAGCAACACCATAACCCCAGGCAGTGTCCGAGAAAGAATTTGTAGCCTATCATGGGGTGGATCGACGCATCATAAAAAAGAGTTTCAAATTCTGTGCCATCCCAATGTGGGCTGGGTAAGAAGCTGGCAGGGATCGGTACCTCTGTACGCGTTACCCGGAGGTGAAACAGAGGACAGTTACGCTCTCTTTGTCGGCAGAGTGCTCCACGAAAACATATACTACATAGGAAAGATCCAACCTAACCACCAGGTCTGTTATATACCTCTGAACGAAGGTGAGGTTGCTTTTACGGAATACGAGGTGCTTGTCATTGACGAAGATGCGATAGAGTATATCGGCAGATAA
- the LOC107220860 gene encoding exosome complex exonuclease RRP44 — MLTTKTFFRKTKRGNILKIVREHYLRDDIWCGSNLCSICKHKSKDLVLDEDPESRSSLYPQGHYLVLDTNVVLDQIDVLEEDALCNVIILQTVLEEVRHRSSNVYKKLRDIIGDPKRKFYVFVNEHHKDTYIEREPRENVNDRNDRAIRVAAAWYQNHVNASKGARKEKQKVDVVLLTDDAANRDKAIGEGINAASMQDYVASLIDAGFLQDKLCKRNYVLEGESKTPLFPPHLTPAQIHDGIKSRKLLQGTFLASRENFLEGSVNVEGYEKFILLQGKLALNRAVDGDIVAIELLPEDQWSVPSDLVIQDEEEDPSDLLEDETELKAIKVPKNIQRTPTGVVVGIIRRKWRQYCGILQPSLVKGNVRHMFVPAERKIPRVRIETRQSENLSKQRIIVAIDSWPRNSRYPLGHFVRALGNIGDKETENEVLLLEHDIPHNRFSDAVLSFLPKLPWLITEADVTQRVDLRHIDVCSVDPPGCTDIDDALHCRELENGNLEVGVHIADVSHFIRPGTALDKEAASRGTTVYLVDKRIDMVPELLSSNLCSLRGNEERFAFSCVWEMDEKANIIDTKFHKSIIRSRQAMTYEEAQLKIDDETQQDSIAKSLRGLNSLAKKLKAKRFENGALVLASPEIRFEVDSETHDPIDVQAKKLRETNSMVEEFMLLANTSVAKKIVQDFPECSMLRRHPEPPQANFDPLVKAGRNRGFVINTASGKELATSLNEAHTEDNPYFNTMLRILATRCMMQAVYFTSGMLQPEEYFHYGLACPIYTHFTSPIRRYADIMVHRLLAVCIGADATYPNLLDKKKNHELCYNLNYRNRMAQYAGRASVALNTHLFFREKVQNEEGYVLFVRKNALQILIPKYGLEGTLYLSKKGEVSPVNFIYDEEDQSQKFEHIVFHSFDPVVVQLSLDRSNVQHEKLVFKLVKPVIPGFSIPTKSDPEMVPKSNIVPKRKTEEKPTGSEISGGKRGRRKKQKK, encoded by the exons atgttgactacgaaaacatttttcagaaaaacaaAGAGGGGAAATATTCTCAAG ATTGTCAGAGAGCATTACCTCAGGGATGATATATGGTGTGGGTCAAATCTGTGCTCAATATGTAAACACAAAAGCAAGGATTTAGTCCTTGATGAAGACCCTGAGTCGAGAAGTTCTTTATACCCTCAGGGACACTATCTTGTTCTGGATACCAACGTAGTTCTCGACCAG attgatGTTCTCGAAGAAGATGCTCTATGCAACGTCATAATTTTGCAAACTGTGCTTGAAGAGGTACGGCACAGAAGTTCCAATGTGTACAAAAAACTGAGAGACATTATTGGCGATCCTAAGCGAAAGTTTTACGTCTTCGTTAATGAGCATCATAA GGATACCTATATTGAACGAGAACCACGTGAGAACGTAAATGATCGCAATGATAGAGCTATCAGAGTCGCTGCAGCTTGGTACCAGAATCACGTGAATGCGAGCAAAGGTGCTCGTAAAGAGAAGCAAAAGGTTGACGTTGTTTTGCTTACAGACGATGCCGCGAATCGAGATAAAGCGATCGGTGAAGGCATCAATGCTGCGTCGA TGCAAGATTATGTTGCATCGTTAATTGACGCTGGGTTCTTACAAGACAAGCTGTGTAAGCGGAACTATGTTCTCGAAGGAGAAAGCAAGACACCGCTGTTTCCACCACACTTGACGCCTGCTCAAATTCACGACGGTATAAAGAGCAGGAAATTGCTACAAGGAACGTTCCTTGCTTCAAGGGAGAATTTTTTGGAAGGAAGTGTAAATGTCGAAGGatacgaaaaattt ATATTGTTGCAAGGAAAACTCGCACTGAATAGAGCAGTCGACGGGGATATCGTCGCTATAGAGCTACTGCCCGAAGATCAGTGGAGTGTACCCTCGGATTTAGTTATtcaagacgaagaagaagatcCTAGTGATTTGCTGGAAGATGAAACCGAGTTGAAGGCTATAAAAGTTCCGAAAAACATTCAGAGAACGCCTACCGGGGTTGTAGTAGGCATAATTAGACGGAAATGGCGACAATACTGCGGTATTCTGCAGCCCAGTCTTGTGAAAGGG AACGTGAGGCACATGTTCGTTCCGGCAGAGCGAAAAATCCCGCGAGTAAGGATCGAAACTCGTCAATCTGAGAATCTGAGCAAGCAGCGGATCATAGTCGCGATAGACTCTTGGCCCCGCAACTCTAGATACCCTTTGGGCCACTTTGTCAGAGCACTTGGTAACATTGGCGACAAAGAAACAGAGAACGAAGTCCTCCTCCTTGAGCACGACATTCCTCACAACAGATTCTCAGACGCGGTTCTCAgttttcttccaaaattaccCTGGCTGATAACCGAGGCG GACGTTACCCAACGCGTCGATCTGCGGCACATAGACGTTTGCTCGGTCGACCCACCGGGTTGTACGGACATCGACGATGCCCTGCATTGTCGGGAATTGGAAAATGGGAACCTTGAGGTCGGGGTCCACATCGCGGACGTTTCTCACTTCATTCGTCCTGGAACCGCGCTGGACAAGGAAGCCGCGTCACGTGGCACCACCGTCTACCTCGTCGACAAGAGGATCGACATGGTTCCGG AACTACTCAGCTCGAATCTCTGCTCTCTTCGTGGTAACGAGGAGAGATTCGCGTTTTCGTGCGTATGGGAAATGGACGAAAAGGCTAATATAATAGACACGAAATTTCACAAGAGTATTATCCGATCTCGACAAGCCATGACTTACGAGGAGGCTCAGCTCAAGATTGACGACGAAACGCAGCAAGATTCCATTGCCAAGTCGCTGAGGGGCCTGAATAGTTTGGCTAAAAAATTGAAGGCGAAACGTTTTGAGAACGG AGCGTTGGTTTTGGCCTCACCGGAAATCCGGTTTGAGGTAGACAGCGAGACCCACGACCCCATAGACGTTCAGGCGAAGAAGCTTAGGGAGACTAACTCGATGGTCGAAGAATTTATGTTGCTTGCCAATACTTCcgtggcaaaaaaaattgttcaagatTTTCCGGAGTGCTCAATGCTCAGACGACATCCGGAGCCGCCTCAGGCAAACTTTGATCCACTCGTGAAGGCTGGAAGGAACCGG gGCTTCGTCATAAATACTGCGTCCGGCAAGGAGCTCGCAACTTCTTTGAACGAGGCTCACACCGAGGATAACCCGTATTTCAATACGATGCTCAGGATACTGGCGACTCGGTGCATGATGCAGGCTGTTTATTTCACCAGCGGAATGTTGCAGCCTGAAGAATACTTTCATTATGGTCTTGCGTGTCCGATTTACACGCATTTCACATCGCCAATAAGAAG GTACGCAGATATTATGGTTCACCGTCTCCTCGCCGTGTGCATAGGTGCCGATGCGACCTATCCCAACTTACTTGACAAGAAGAAGAACCACGAGCTGTGTTACAACTTGAACTACAGAAACAGAATGGCCCAGTACGCCGGCAGAGCCTCAGTCGCCCTGAATACGCAC TTGTTTTTCAGAGAGAAAGTACAGAACGAGGAGGGTTACGTGTTATTTGTAAGGAAAAACGCCCTTCAGATTCTCATACCGAAATACGGACTGGAGGGAACTTTATATCTTAGTAAAAAAGGCGAAGTTTCACctgtaaatttcatttatgaCGAGGAAGACCAGAGCCAGAAATTCGAACACATTGTTTTCCATTCCTTCGATCCAGTCGTGGTCCAGCTGAGCCTTGACCGGTCAAACGTTCAGCACGAGAAGCTTGTGTTCAAGCTTGTGAAGCCAGTT ATCCCCGGATTCAGTATTCCGACGAAATCCGATCCGGAAATGGTTCCGAAATCGAATATCGTGCCCAAACGTAAGACGGAAGAAAAACCGACGGGCTCGGAAATTTCGGGCGGAAAAAGGGGTAGGagaaagaagcagaaaaagTGA
- the LOC124295595 gene encoding arp2/3 complex-activating protein rickA-like isoform X2, translating to MKNTHSQYFWEFIRNKTNVTMDDQSNGESRSSLDVDRNVSLTDVFPFCNQLDKFIKYILSVRDLNFLTYEYPNILRNRLESSVSELQSILAEVKEAVANVEKLKAQRKSVRKEKITVTKILKRLRDDEIREMECTIALYDKPMFSRWESVKNSQKPEILEGILTDVKNKQHALENLSVLVTRKLNQTQAFHPLSGVNEADKRPKEKSIIPLPFPSFCAPPPPPSRPPPPPPPLPPPLSAPGPVAPFVAQHLPKRSHAQRLSIQRRRRLERRDENLERRCVVAGNVEDLSLVPLTIGELPRCTLASNLYPATLLGAASSSNHDILSSISGPSTAARNEVHEVTLLNNNVDNNGAGGLSFEFHNEMRTVLQALFGELRSAATLPTSDSTLGNAEDAENASDDMREIELYILRKNQ from the exons ATGAAAAACACGCATTCTCAATATTTCTGGGAGTTTATAAG aaataaaacgaatgtCACTATGGACGATCAATCGAATGGCGAAAGTCGGTCCAGCCTCgacgtggaccgcaatgtttCACTGACAGACGTCTTTCCCTTCTGCAATCAATTGGACAAATTTATCAAGTACATTTTGAGCGTCAGAGATCTGAATTTCCTTACTTACGAATACCCCAA CATTCTAAGAAATCGGTTGGAGAGCAGCGTGAGCGAGCTGCAAAGCATACTTGCGGAAGTTAAAGAGGCTGTGGCTAACGTGGAAAAGCTAAAGGCGCAAAGAAAATCGgttaggaaagaaaaaatcacagTGACGAAGATCTTGAAAAGATTGCGGGATGACG AGATACGGGAAATGGAATGTACTATAGCGCTGTACGATAAGCCGATGTTTTCGCGTTGGGAAAGTGTGAAGAATAGCCAGAAACCAGAAATATTGGAGGGAATACTGACGGACGTAAAA AATAAACAGCACGCGTTGGAGAACCTGAGCGTCCTGGTAACGCGAAAACTTAACCAGACGCAAGCTTTTCACCCCCTGAGTGGTGTTAACGAGGCTGATAAACGTCCAAAAGAGAAGTCAATTATTCCACTTCCATTTCCCTCCTTTTGCGCGCCGCCTCCACCCCCATCGAGGCCTCCACCTCCGCCTCCGCCGCTGCCACCACCGCTTTCCGCACCGGGTCCTGTGGCACCATTCGTGGCGCAACACCTGCCGAAGAGATCGCACGCGCAACGTTTGTCGATCCAAAGACGTCGCCG aCTCGAGAGGCGGGATGAGAATCTGGAGAGAAGATGCGTCGTTGCCGGGAACGTCGAGGACCTGTCCTTGGTACCCCTGACCATCGGTGAACTACCGAGGTGCACTTTGGCTTCCAATTTATACCCGGCGACACTGTTGGGAGCCGCGAGCAGTTCGAATCACGACATTTTATCTTCAATTAGCGGGCCGAGCACTGCCGCCAGAAACGAAGTACACGAAGTTACTCTGCTGAATAATAACGTGGACAATAACGGAGCTGGCGGGCTGAGCTTCGAGTTCCATAACGAAATGCGAACGGTTTTGCAA GCTCTTTTTGGAGAACTTCGATCAGCCGCAACCCTTCCTACTTCCGATAGTACCTTAGGCAACGCTGAGGATGCCGAGAACGCGTCGGACGACATGCGAGAAATTGAATTATACATCCtgagaaaaaatcaatga
- the LOC124295595 gene encoding arp2/3 complex-activating protein rickA-like isoform X1: protein MKNTHSQYFWEFIRSIPVPRNKTNVTMDDQSNGESRSSLDVDRNVSLTDVFPFCNQLDKFIKYILSVRDLNFLTYEYPNILRNRLESSVSELQSILAEVKEAVANVEKLKAQRKSVRKEKITVTKILKRLRDDEIREMECTIALYDKPMFSRWESVKNSQKPEILEGILTDVKNKQHALENLSVLVTRKLNQTQAFHPLSGVNEADKRPKEKSIIPLPFPSFCAPPPPPSRPPPPPPPLPPPLSAPGPVAPFVAQHLPKRSHAQRLSIQRRRRLERRDENLERRCVVAGNVEDLSLVPLTIGELPRCTLASNLYPATLLGAASSSNHDILSSISGPSTAARNEVHEVTLLNNNVDNNGAGGLSFEFHNEMRTVLQALFGELRSAATLPTSDSTLGNAEDAENASDDMREIELYILRKNQ from the exons ATGAAAAACACGCATTCTCAATATTTCTGGGAGTTTATAAGGTCAATCCCGGTTCCTAG aaataaaacgaatgtCACTATGGACGATCAATCGAATGGCGAAAGTCGGTCCAGCCTCgacgtggaccgcaatgtttCACTGACAGACGTCTTTCCCTTCTGCAATCAATTGGACAAATTTATCAAGTACATTTTGAGCGTCAGAGATCTGAATTTCCTTACTTACGAATACCCCAA CATTCTAAGAAATCGGTTGGAGAGCAGCGTGAGCGAGCTGCAAAGCATACTTGCGGAAGTTAAAGAGGCTGTGGCTAACGTGGAAAAGCTAAAGGCGCAAAGAAAATCGgttaggaaagaaaaaatcacagTGACGAAGATCTTGAAAAGATTGCGGGATGACG AGATACGGGAAATGGAATGTACTATAGCGCTGTACGATAAGCCGATGTTTTCGCGTTGGGAAAGTGTGAAGAATAGCCAGAAACCAGAAATATTGGAGGGAATACTGACGGACGTAAAA AATAAACAGCACGCGTTGGAGAACCTGAGCGTCCTGGTAACGCGAAAACTTAACCAGACGCAAGCTTTTCACCCCCTGAGTGGTGTTAACGAGGCTGATAAACGTCCAAAAGAGAAGTCAATTATTCCACTTCCATTTCCCTCCTTTTGCGCGCCGCCTCCACCCCCATCGAGGCCTCCACCTCCGCCTCCGCCGCTGCCACCACCGCTTTCCGCACCGGGTCCTGTGGCACCATTCGTGGCGCAACACCTGCCGAAGAGATCGCACGCGCAACGTTTGTCGATCCAAAGACGTCGCCG aCTCGAGAGGCGGGATGAGAATCTGGAGAGAAGATGCGTCGTTGCCGGGAACGTCGAGGACCTGTCCTTGGTACCCCTGACCATCGGTGAACTACCGAGGTGCACTTTGGCTTCCAATTTATACCCGGCGACACTGTTGGGAGCCGCGAGCAGTTCGAATCACGACATTTTATCTTCAATTAGCGGGCCGAGCACTGCCGCCAGAAACGAAGTACACGAAGTTACTCTGCTGAATAATAACGTGGACAATAACGGAGCTGGCGGGCTGAGCTTCGAGTTCCATAACGAAATGCGAACGGTTTTGCAA GCTCTTTTTGGAGAACTTCGATCAGCCGCAACCCTTCCTACTTCCGATAGTACCTTAGGCAACGCTGAGGATGCCGAGAACGCGTCGGACGACATGCGAGAAATTGAATTATACATCCtgagaaaaaatcaatga